In Symmachiella dynata, the following are encoded in one genomic region:
- a CDS encoding YebC/PmpR family DNA-binding transcriptional regulator, with the protein MAGHSHWAGIKHKKGIADKKRGALFGKLSRAIIVAAQNGGGDPAMNLTLRYAIDRARKSSMPKDNIERAIKKGCGDMGGVVYTEILYEGYGAEGVAVLCDALTDNRNRTAGEVRKCFEVHGGNLGATGCVSWMFERKGLFLVPAENVDEEALFEVALEAGAEDVKAVGPGFEITCDPEVYDDVDAALEAAKYATEMAEITRVASNTVTLDVAGGRKVLKLIDALEELEDIQSVTANFDIPDDVMAEVESE; encoded by the coding sequence ATGGCTGGACATTCACACTGGGCCGGGATTAAACACAAAAAAGGCATCGCCGATAAAAAACGGGGTGCTCTGTTCGGGAAATTGAGCCGCGCGATTATCGTTGCCGCTCAGAACGGCGGCGGCGATCCGGCCATGAACCTGACGCTGCGCTACGCCATCGACCGCGCTCGCAAATCGAGTATGCCCAAAGACAACATCGAACGCGCCATCAAAAAAGGCTGCGGCGATATGGGCGGCGTGGTCTACACCGAGATTCTCTACGAAGGCTACGGTGCCGAAGGCGTCGCTGTGCTGTGCGATGCGCTCACCGACAACCGCAACCGCACCGCTGGTGAAGTCCGCAAATGTTTTGAGGTCCATGGCGGCAATTTGGGGGCAACCGGCTGTGTTTCTTGGATGTTTGAACGCAAGGGATTGTTCCTGGTTCCGGCCGAAAATGTCGACGAAGAAGCGTTGTTCGAAGTGGCCCTGGAAGCGGGGGCGGAGGATGTCAAAGCGGTCGGGCCCGGCTTTGAGATCACCTGCGATCCCGAGGTGTACGACGATGTCGACGCCGCCTTGGAAGCCGCAAAATATGCGACAGAAATGGCGGAGATTACCCGCGTCGCATCCAACACCGTGACGCTCGACGTGGCGGGGGGCCGTAAGGTTCTCAAGCTGATCGATGCTCTGGAAGAGTTGGAAGATATCCAGTCCGTGACTGCGAACTTTGACATTCCCGACGATGTCATGGCGGAAGTCGAAAGCGAATAG
- a CDS encoding RDD family protein, with translation MTIEFHCPGCDKWLSTSNERAGWQAQCPQCSTLVTVPHNPDAPAVLDPVVGKVAPAVGDAAPATDSCCPMCGAAVYSAAGRCTQCGERFGEDATESAKRDLVYARFGARWVAFMIDYVIAWLIPSILISVPVTLIGGYHNPIEDDAFMVSTIFAFFVSWLYHAVMESSMRQATLGKMAMQLMVTDTAGRRISFWRAAGRPFAKILSGMFCYLGYILAAFTVRHQALHDMICGTLVVRA, from the coding sequence ATGACCATCGAATTTCACTGTCCCGGTTGCGACAAATGGCTCAGCACGTCCAACGAAAGGGCGGGGTGGCAGGCGCAGTGTCCTCAATGCAGCACTTTGGTGACAGTGCCGCACAATCCCGACGCACCTGCGGTCCTCGACCCGGTCGTTGGCAAGGTGGCCCCGGCGGTTGGTGATGCGGCGCCAGCGACGGACAGTTGCTGTCCCATGTGCGGCGCGGCGGTTTATTCAGCGGCGGGCCGTTGCACTCAATGCGGAGAACGCTTCGGTGAAGATGCCACGGAGTCGGCCAAGCGGGATTTGGTTTACGCGCGATTCGGTGCGCGTTGGGTGGCATTCATGATTGATTATGTCATCGCGTGGTTGATCCCCAGTATTCTAATTAGTGTGCCGGTAACCTTGATTGGAGGCTATCACAATCCGATTGAGGACGATGCCTTCATGGTTTCCACAATCTTTGCGTTCTTCGTTTCATGGCTCTACCATGCCGTGATGGAAAGTTCTATGAGGCAGGCGACATTGGGGAAGATGGCGATGCAGTTGATGGTGACCGACACGGCAGGGCGGCGAATCAGCTTTTGGCGGGCGGCGGGGCGGCCGTTTGCTAAAATCCTGTCGGGGATGTTTTGCTATCTCGGTTATATCTTGGCGGCATTCACAGTACGGCATCAGGCGCTGCATGATATGATTTGTGGCACGTTGGTGGTGCGAGCGTGA